One segment of Rhodanobacter thiooxydans DNA contains the following:
- a CDS encoding acetyl-CoA C-acetyltransferase: MENTQKRVGVIGGVRIPFCRNNTAYADVGNFGMSVKVLGALVERFGLHGVELGEVAMGAVIRHPSDWNLAREALLSSGLAPTTPGITTARACGTSLDNAIIIANKIAAGQIEAGIAGGSDTTSDVPIVYGTRLRKRLLAMNRAKTPLDKLKVALRGFSLGELKPSFPGVAEPRTGKSMGDHCEQMAKEWHVSREAQDQLALDSHRKLAAAYDAGFFGDLLVPFRGLKRDGFLRPDSSMEKLATLKPAFDKTSGHGTLTAGNSTGLSDGAAAVLLGSEAWAAQRGLKIQAWLRDAEVAAVDFVHGEGLLMAPTIAVPRMLARHGLTLQDFDYYEIHEAFAAQVLCTLRAWESADYCKHRLGLDAPFGSIDPARLNVHGSSLAVGHPFAATGARIIATLAKLLEQKGAGRGLISICTAGGMGVTAILER; this comes from the coding sequence ATGGAAAACACGCAGAAGCGCGTCGGGGTGATCGGTGGGGTGCGCATCCCGTTCTGCCGCAACAACACGGCGTACGCCGACGTCGGCAACTTCGGCATGTCGGTGAAGGTGCTCGGCGCACTGGTCGAGCGCTTCGGCCTGCACGGGGTGGAACTGGGTGAAGTGGCGATGGGCGCGGTGATCAGGCACCCGTCCGACTGGAACCTGGCGCGCGAGGCGCTGCTCAGCTCCGGGCTGGCGCCGACCACGCCGGGCATCACCACCGCGCGCGCCTGCGGCACCTCGCTCGACAACGCCATCATCATCGCCAACAAGATTGCCGCCGGGCAGATCGAGGCCGGCATCGCCGGCGGTTCGGACACCACCTCCGACGTGCCGATCGTCTACGGCACCCGCCTGCGCAAGCGGCTGCTGGCGATGAACCGGGCGAAGACCCCGCTGGACAAGCTGAAGGTGGCGCTGCGCGGCTTCTCGCTGGGCGAGCTGAAGCCCTCGTTCCCCGGCGTGGCCGAACCGCGCACCGGCAAGTCGATGGGCGACCACTGCGAGCAGATGGCGAAGGAGTGGCACGTCAGCCGCGAGGCGCAGGATCAGCTCGCGCTGGACAGCCACCGCAAGCTGGCCGCCGCCTATGACGCGGGTTTCTTCGGGGACCTGCTGGTGCCGTTCCGCGGGCTGAAGCGCGATGGTTTCCTGCGCCCCGATTCGAGCATGGAAAAGCTGGCCACGCTGAAGCCCGCGTTCGACAAGACCTCCGGCCACGGCACGCTCACTGCCGGCAATTCCACCGGCCTGTCCGACGGCGCCGCCGCGGTGCTGCTGGGCAGCGAGGCGTGGGCCGCGCAGCGTGGGCTGAAAATCCAGGCCTGGCTGCGCGACGCCGAAGTCGCCGCGGTGGATTTCGTGCACGGCGAAGGCCTGCTGATGGCGCCGACCATCGCGGTGCCGCGCATGCTGGCGCGCCACGGGCTGACCCTGCAGGACTTCGACTACTACGAGATCCACGAGGCGTTCGCGGCGCAGGTGCTGTGCACGCTGCGCGCGTGGGAATCGGCCGACTACTGCAAGCACCGGCTCGGCCTGGACGCGCCGTTCGGTTCGATCGACCCGGCCAGGCTCAACGTACACGGCTCCAGCCTCGCCGTCGGCCATCCGTTCGCCGCCACCGGCGCGCGGATCATCGCCACACTGGCGAAGCTGCTGGAACAGAAGGGCGCCGGCCGCGGGCTGATCTCGATCTGCACCGCCGGCGGCATGGGCGTCACCGCGATCCTCGAGCGCTGA
- a CDS encoding energy transducer TonB family protein, which translates to MFRLRTTTTLSLIALAVGVAGTGWLSTQTGIWLGPPARYTARVDTSTAMRAHPAPRRPHGPARVVPTRRALPPMVAGDEVQAAVATPAPAPELLPLATPADTSQPWDELRGHLDGRVLLHVDIDAGGRVSAASLAESSGDPVLDQHALRSVRGWRFAVPPDHPDGLSGELPMRFTSRGDRVAQLP; encoded by the coding sequence ATGTTTCGCCTGCGCACTACCACCACCCTCAGCCTGATCGCACTGGCCGTCGGCGTCGCCGGCACCGGCTGGCTCAGCACCCAGACCGGCATCTGGCTCGGTCCGCCGGCGCGCTACACCGCGCGGGTCGACACGTCGACCGCGATGCGTGCCCACCCTGCCCCGCGCCGCCCGCACGGCCCGGCCCGCGTGGTGCCGACGCGCCGGGCGCTGCCGCCGATGGTCGCCGGCGATGAAGTGCAGGCCGCCGTCGCCACCCCCGCGCCTGCGCCGGAACTGTTACCGCTGGCCACGCCTGCCGACACCTCGCAGCCATGGGACGAGTTGCGCGGCCACCTCGACGGCCGCGTGCTGCTGCACGTCGACATCGACGCTGGCGGCCGCGTCAGCGCCGCCAGCCTCGCCGAATCCAGCGGCGACCCGGTGCTCGACCAGCACGCCCTGCGCAGCGTGCGCGGCTGGCGCTTCGCGGTGCCGCCGGACCATCCCGACGGCCTCAGCGGCGAGCTGCCGATGCGCTTCACCTCGCGGGGCGATCGCGTCGCGCAGTTGCCGTAG